A single region of the Pyricularia oryzae 70-15 chromosome 4, whole genome shotgun sequence genome encodes:
- a CDS encoding cmgc/cdk/pitslre protein kinase produces the protein MASKASRWAVSQEDVAKAKQEREAKRRAKAAKAAARKAQEDTVAQSQLQSQPPAAENGPPAKRRRVTPAPDAAQNDDDDDGGRGTTNEHRLLRLPGPPFGKCRSVENYDKLNDIEEGAYGWVARAKELATGKIVALKRLKIDPKDRSGLPVTGLREIQILKDCSHRNVVEMHEVVVGDDTSKFENIFLVLEFLEHDLKSVLEDMPEPFLSSEVKTVLLQLAAGVDYLHENFILHRDLKTSNLLLNNRGQLKIADFGMARYVGDPPPKLTQLVVTLWYRAPELLLGTIKYGQAVDMWSVGCIFGELLTREPLLQGKNEVDELTKIFELCGVPTEESWPGFRRLPNARSLRLPKNPQAAGSVIRARFPLLTAAGSGLLSGLLSLDPERRITAKEMLAHDYFKQDPRPKHESMFPTFPSKAGQERRRRRDTPNAPIRGLAADLGDVDFTGIFARREREEKGAGFQLRMI, from the coding sequence ATGGCTAGCAAAGCCTCCCGCTGGGCCGTCAGCCAGGAGGACGTCGCCAAAGCGAAACAAGAACGCGAGGCCAAGCGCCGTGCCAAAGCCGCAAAGGCCGCCGCGCGCAAGGCCCAGGAAGATACTGTCGCCCAGTCACAACTGCAGAGTCAACCACCGGCTGCCGAGAATGGACCACCGGCAAAGAGGCGCAGGGTGACGCCCGCTCCCGATGCCGCACaaaacgacgacgacgacgatggagGTCGCGGAACAACGAACGAGCACAGGCTGCTAAGGTTGCCGGGGCCTCCGTTCGGCAAGTGCAGGAGCGTCGAGAACTATGACAAGCTCAACGACATTGAGGAGGGCGCCTACGGATGGGTTGCGAGGGCGAAGGAACTGGCGACGGGCAAAATAGTGGCCCTGAAAAGATTGAAGATCGACCCGAAAGATCGGAGCGGGCTGCCTGTCACAGGGCTACGTGAGATCCAAATCCTCAAGGATTGCAGCCACAGAAATGTGGTAGAAATGCATGAGGTGGTGGTTGGTGACGACACCAGCAAGTTTGAAAACATCTTTCTGGTGCTAGAGTTTCTTGAGCATGATCTCAAGAGCGTGTTGGAGGACATGCCAGAGCCTTTCCTCTCGTCAGAGGTCAAGACGGTACTTCTACAGCTTGCGGCAGGCGTTGATTACCTCCACGAAAACTTTATCCTCCATCGAGATCTCAAAACCTCAAACCTCTTACTCAACAACCGCGGCCAGTTGAAGATTGCAGATTTCGGCATGGCGAGGTACGTAGGTGACCCGCCGCCGAAACTGACACAGTTGGTAGTCACCTTGTGGTATCGTGCACCAGAGCTTCTGCTTGGGACGATCAAGTACGGCCAGGCGGTAGACATGTGGAGTGTGGGGTGCATATTTGGCGAGCTGCTCACCCGTGAGCCATTACTACAAGGGAAGAACGAAGTCGACGAGCTGACAAAGATATTTGAGCTTTGCGGCGTGCCGACAGAGGAGAGCTGGCCTGGGTTTCGCCGATTGCCAAACGCAAGGTCTTTGAGGCTGCCAAAAAACCCACAGGCTGCCGGCTCTGTCATCAGGGCGAGATTTCCACTACTCACCGCAGCGGGGAGCGGTCTGCTTTCAGGGTTGCTATCGTTGGACCCGGAGAGAAGGATTACAGCCAAAGAGATGCTGGCACACGACTATTTCAAGCAAGATCCAAGACCAAAGCATGAAAGCATGTTCCCTACATTTCCCAGCAAGGCTGGGCAGGAGCGGAGGCGACGCCGAGACACGCCAAATGCTCCTATCCGGGGCCTGGCTGCTGATCTTGGAGACGTCGATTTTACTGGCATCTTTGCGCGCCGCGAGAGGGAAGAGAAAGGAGCCGGGTTTCAACTTCGAATGATATAG
- a CDS encoding mRNA-decapping enzyme 2, with protein sequence MAEPKMELEDWLDDLCVRFIINLPAEDLSSVARICFQVEEAQWFYEDFIRPLDPTLPSMSLRSFCLRIFQHCPLLASFPVENHMRAFEEFLQYKTRVPVRGAIMLNEAMDSTVLVKGWKKGANWSFPRGKINKDEDDLDCAIREVYEETGFDIRAAGLVPKTDEVKYIEINMREQQLRLYVFRNIPMDTHFEPRTRKEISKIQWYKLSELPAFRKKGHQQYDAAAASNANKFYMVAPFLVPLKKWVVQQKKRDGLRAAGSSLAAQPIHEEGITEDELGMHVDHVPQQTAATPAIETFEGANRELQRLLQVQPSTQGLQGTAGGHAPPDPGQDKGNALLALLQAGPTGGAAQVHPPSNPPPHTPLDHILSGVPAAQPPTPHHHNHVRQMHHIPPPDFPLGPHSGENQSMPHMGQFPGQLVGNNRYGPGHLPSAGRTAALGQLPGGPGHAGPPVAGGVPNPAAFAHQLPQHFLSSGPSHQAYPKPAENIPPAPQLSTHSMSLLSALRGNVTRPTDSAPANPPEPEPMSQVMQVSQTTIATQTSQQFIDQALRMAGSPRPVQLDVQGQTSAQTHKNALLGMFKSPTPNSAARQGAITISNLDGTGSSTGLQFANLPHPEAASSAAETIRAAAQTSGGPTQMDPTLHLPFGALKLLSRPQGLERGSAPDPALASSYGSQASHLTMDNIYRPVSVGNQSSAVAGHPHLSAQQPNLPQPSPSQAYLGQPVPNRTPSATGMPGFLAQQQQQAARRPSQATPEQKTLLLSLFSKQQTQQVPLADENTGKGKEVPMPLPLANQTTRPLSRAAVLASASGEGSRSGQPSPMGSQTPISPADRNFLLGYLQSVSNTATK encoded by the exons ATGGCGGAACCAAAAATGGAGCTAGAGGACT GGTTGGATGATCTTTGCGTCCGCTTCATCATCAACCTGCCCGCAGAAGACCTGTCGTCGGTCGCGCGAATATGCTTCCAAGTCGAGGAAGCACAATGGTTCTATGAGGATTTCATCCGTCCGCTGGACCCAACACTGCCGTCCATGTCTCTGCGCAGTTTCTGTCTGCGTATTTTTCAACATTGCCCACTGCTTGCGTCTTTCCCGGTCGAAAACCACATGCGAGCCTTCGAGGAATTCCTGCAGTACAAGACCCGCGTTCCTGTGCGGGGTGCCATCATGCTCAACGAGGCCATGGACTCGACTGTACTGGTCAAGGGTTGGAAGAAGGGCGCGAACTGGAGTTTCCCTAGGGGAAAAATCAATAAGGATGAAGACGATCTTGACTGCGCTATACGCGAGGTCTATGAGGAGACCGGCTTCGATATCAGAGCTGCTGGCTTGGTTCCCAAGACCGACGAGGTCAAGTACATAGAGATCAATATGCGCGAGCAGCAGTTGCGCCTCTACGTCTTCCGGAATATTCCAATGGACACCCACTTCGAGCCGAGGACCAGGAAGGAAATTAGCAAGATCCAGTGGTACAAGCTCTCTGAGCTCCCAGCTTTCCGAAAGAAAGGCCACCAGCAATACGACGCGGCGGCTGCATCGAACGCCAACAAGTTTTACATGGTGGCTCCCTTTTTGGTGCCTCTGAAGAAATGGGTTGTTCAGCAGAAGAAACGGGATGGCTTGCGGGCAGCCGGCTCCAGTCTTGCTGCCCAACCCATTCACGAGGAGGGTATCACGGAGGATGAACTGGGAATGCACGTTGACCACGTTCCCCAGCAGACCGCCGCAACGCCTGCCATTGAGACATTCGAGGGTGCCAACCGCGAGCTGCAACGGCTGCTCCAGGTGCAACCTTCGACTCAGGGACTGCAAGGGACCGCAGGGGGCCATGCGCCGCCCGATCCAGGTCAAGACAAGGGCAACGCGCTACTCGCGCTTCTCCAGGCCGGACCTACGGGGGGTGCGGCGCAGGTGCATCCACCATCTAATCCCCCGCCCCATACTCCCCTGGACCACATTCTCTCAGGTGTGCCTGCTGCCCAGCCGCCGACACCTCATCATCATAACCATGTTCGACAGATGCATCACATACCTCCTCCGGACTTTCCACTCGGGCCCCATTCAGGTGAAAACCAATCCATGCCCCACATGGGTCAATTCCCCGGCCAGCTCGTTGGCAATAATCGATATGGGCCTGGACATCTCCCCTCAGCAGGCCGcaccgctgccttgggtCAGCTGCCAGGCGGCCCCGGCCATGCCGGGCCGCCTGTAGCAGGTGGGGTGCCCAACCCAGCAGCATTCGCTCACCAGCTTCCGCAGCATTTCCTTTCTTCAGGCCCGAGCCATCAAGCATACCCCAAGCCAGCGGAGAATATACCTCCAGCCCCGCAGCTAAGCACCCATTCCATGTCTCTCCTTAGTGCCTTGAGAGGAAATGTCACCCGCCCTACAGACAGCGCACCAGCCAACCcccctgagcctgagcccaTGTCCCAAGTCATGCAAGTCTCGCAGACGACCATCGCAACACAAACATCTCAGCAGTTTATCGACCAGGCATTAAGGATGGCTGGATCCCCGAGGCCCGTCCAGTTGGACGTCCAGGGACAGACGTCGGCGCAAACACACAAGAACGCGCTTTTGGGAATGTTCAAGTCTCCGACCCCAAATTCAGCAGCAAGGCAAGGGGCAATCACGATCAGCAACTTGGATGGGACCGGGTCTTCAACGGGGCTGCAGTTTGCAAATCTACCTCACCCTGAAGCGGCGAGCTCCGCCGCTGAAACCATTCGAGCTGCAGCGCAGACCAGCGGTGGGCCGACCCAGATGGACCCAACCCTACACTTACCATTCGGGGCGCTCAAGCTTCTCAGCCGTCCCCAGGGTTTGGAGCGCGGTAGCGCACCTGATCCTGCATTGGCTTCATCATATGGTTCCCAAGCTTCCCATCTTACAATGGACAATATATACCGGCCAGTCTCTGTAGGCAATCAGTCATCTGCGGTAGCTGGCCATCCCCACTTATCAGCGCAGCAGCCTAATCTACCACAACCCTCTCCCTCCCAGGCATATCTGGGACAGCCCGTGCCCAATAGGACGCCGTCTGCGACCGGCATGCCGGGTTTCCTagcccagcagcaacagcaggcaGCTAGACGTCCATCACAGGCGACACCAGAGCAGAAGACGCTGCTGTTGTCGTTGTTTAGCAAGCAACAAACACAGCAGGTACCTCTAGCGGACGAAAATactggcaagggcaaggaagTTCCCATGCCTCTTCCACTCGCTAATCAGACCACGCGGCCCCTTTCTCGTGCCGCGGTACTCGCGTCTGCTTCGGGCGAAGGATCGAGAAGTGGCCAACCGTCTCCTATGGGTAGTCAAACACCCATATCCCCTGCAGACAGGAACTTTTTGCTTGGGTATCTGCAGTCTGTCTCCAACACTGCAACAAAGTAG
- a CDS encoding ribonucleoside-diphosphate reductase small subunit: protein MIETTPSKQAASAIESFKMESPVKKLDFNVADKENQPHTESVAEETVEKPLAKDVKPVEKPAVAPTIKAFEMDEPILQENPQRFVLFPIRYHEVWQMYKKAEASFWTAEEIDLSKDLHDWNNKLTDDEKYFISHILAFFAASDGIVNENLVERFSAEVQIPEARCFYGFQIMMENIHSETYSLLIDTYIKETAQRTYLFNAIDTIPCIRKKADWALRWITDKKSTFATRLIAFAVVEGIFFSGAFASIFWLKKRGLMPGLTFSNELISRDEGLHTDFACLLFSLLNNRPNKEVVKEIVVDAVKIEQEFLTEALPCALLGMNANLMKQYIEFVADRLLVALGNEKVYRATNPFDFMENISLGGKTNFFEKRVGEYQKAGVMASTKKAPVEEKTSTSPQAEDSNSGDFTFDDDF from the exons ATGATTGAGACGACTCCGAGCAAGCAG GCTGCTTCTGCAATTGAGTCTTTCAAGATGGAATCACCCGTAAAGAAGCTTGACTTCAACGTCGCCGACAAAGAGAACCAGCCCCACACGGAGTCCGTTGCCGAGGAGACGGTAGAGAAGCCCCTCGCCAAGGACGTCAAGCCTGTCGAGAAGCCCGCCGTTGCCCCAACAATCAAGGCATTTGAGATGGATGAGCCCATTCTTCAAGAGAACCCTCAGCGTTTCGTCTTGTTTCCAATCCGTTACCATGAG GTGTGGCAGATGTACAAGAAGGCCGAGGCCTCATTCTGGACGGCCGAAGAGATTGATTTGTCCAAGGATCTCCACGACTGGAACAACAAGCTCACAGATGATGAAAAGTACTTCATCTCACACATCCTTGCATTCTTCGCCGCTTCTGATGGCATCGTCAACGAGAACCTCGTTGAGCGATTCAGCGCCGAAGTCCAGATTCCCGAGGCCCGTTGCTTCTACGGCTTCCAGATCATGATGGAGAACATTCACTCCGAGACTTACTCGCTCCTGATCGACACGTACATCAAGGAGACTGCGCAGCGCACGTACCTCTTCAACGCCATTGACACTA TCCCCTGCATCCGCAAGAAGGCCGACTGGGCTCTGAGGTGGATCACCGACAAGAAGTCAACCTTTGCCACGCGCCTGATCGCTTTCGCTGTCGTCGAGGGTATCTTCTTCAGCGGTGCTTTTGCCTCCATCTTCTGGCTCAAGAAGCGTGGCCTGATGCCTGGTCTGACTTTCTCCAACGAGCTCATCTCGCGTGATGAGGGTCTACACACCGACTTTGCCTGTCTCCTGTTCTCGCTCCTGAACAACAGGCCCAACAAGGAGGTTGTGAAGGAGATTGTTGTCGATGCTGTCAAGATTGAGCAAGAGTTTCTTACGGAGGCGTTGCCCTGCGCCCTCCTGGGCATGAACGCCAACCTGATGAAGCAGTACATTGAGTTTGTCGCTGACAGACTTCTTGTCGCCCTGGGAAACGAGAAGGTCTACCGTGCCACCAACCCATTCGATTTTATGGAGAACATCTCACTCGGCGGCAAGACCAACTTCTTCGAGAAACGCGTTGGCGAGTACCAAAAAGCCGGTGTCATGGCCAGCACCAAGAAAGCACCCGTCGAGGAGAAGACTAGCACTTCACCACAGGCTGAGGACAGCAACTCGGGAGACTTCACCTTCGATGACGACTTTTAG
- a CDS encoding mitochondrial oxaloacetate transporter: MSTTLGAFIAGGIAACGAVTATHPFETVKIRMQLQGELRDKGHQPHFYRGPFHGVSVIVRNEGLGGIYRGISCAYVYQILLNGCRLGFYEPMRQTLTGLFYNDKNQQNLGINIFCGASSGIIGAAAGSPFFLVKTRLQSYSPFLPVGTQHEYKNALDGMRQIYGAEGAKGMYRGVGAAMIRTGFGSSVQLPTYFFAKRRLVKHLGMEEGPALHLASSTVSGFVVCCVMHPPDTIMSRMYNQSGNLYSGVLDCFAKTVKTEGVFAIYKGFLPHLARILPHTILTLSLAEQTNKLMRRLEDHILPTEAL, translated from the exons ATGTCAACCACGCTTGG AGCCTTTATAGCCGGCGGCATCGCTGCTTGCGGCGCCGTGACTGCCACACATCCTTTCGAGACGGTCAAGATTCG CATGCAGCTGCAGGGCGAGCTCCGAGACAAGGGACACCAGCCTCACTTCTACCGCGGCCCCTTCCATGGTGTCTCCGTCATCGTCCGAAACGAAGGCCTGGGCGGCATCTACCGCGGCATCAGCTGCGCCTATGTCTACCAGATCCTGCTCAACGGCTGCCGCCTGGGCTTCTACGAGCCAATGCGCCAGACCCTGACGGGCCTCTTCTATAATGATAAGAACCAGCAGAACTTGGGCATAAATATTTTCTGTGGTGCCTCCTCAGGTATCATCGGCGCCGCTGCTGGAAGccccttcttcttggtcaAGACAAGATTGCAGAGTTACTCGCCGTTTCTGCCGGTGGGGACACAGCACGAGTACAAAAACGCCTTGGATGGTATGCGACAAATATACGGCGCAGAAGGAGCCAAGGGCATGTACCGAGGAGTGGGGGCTGCCATGATCAGGACCGGTTTTGGCAGTTCTGTGCAGCTCCCGACATACTTTTTTGCCAAGAGGCGCCTTGTCAAGCATTTGGGCATGGAGGAAGGGCCGGCGCTTCATCTCGCAAGCAGCACGGTTAGCGGTTTCGTTGTCTGCTGTGTCATGCACCCGCCAG ACACCATCATGTCTCGCATGTACAACCAGAGTGGAAACCTTTACAGCGGCGTGCTTGACTGCTTTGCAAAGACTGTCAAGACCGAGGGTGTCTTTGCCATCTACAAGGGATTTCTGCCACATCTCGCCCGTATTCTCCCACATACAATACTCACACTGAGCTTGGccgaacaaacaaacaagctGATGAGGAGGTTAGAAGACCACATATTGCCTACCGAGGCTTTGTAA
- a CDS encoding cellulase, which yields MAPLTRVCAALLLGFATVATALDAPPLPLKASSRWIVNAENKRVKLKCINWGGHMEVNIPEGLHKQPVDFLAEWVANAGFNCVRLTYSTDMALNPGLMVSDSFRAAAPAAGVSAESMSDMYNTAVSKNPWLESASIIDAHAKVVDALWSKGVMTILDNHVSRASWCCNLDDGNGWWAEAPGYNDNNSRFFKTNEWLAGLQAMASWAQGHKGVVGMGVRNEIREFLTQGTFNGRQDWYDQVSAAARLIHSTHPDVLILIGGTLSSTDLSHVRSRPLDVSEWKEKHVWEWHAYSFTVNFHPIIKTCWYMRQLYGAFDGFLLEQGKSYTGPLILSEFGFDQNSPDNFYLDCLRDYVVGNDGDWAIWALQGSYYARNKQADFDESFGVLNRDWSDWRNSDVKNKLGKMWDTTQGP from the exons ATGGCGCCGTTAACACGCGTATGCGCcgcgctcctcctcggctTCGCGACGGTGGCTACCGCTCTTGATGCACCGCCGCTCCCCCTTAAGGCGTCAAGTCGATGGATCGTAAACGCCGAAAACAAGCGTGTCAAGCTCAAGTGCATCAACTGGGGCGGGCACATGGAGGTTAACATCCCTGAGGGCCTCCACAAGCAGCCTGTCGACTTCCTGGCCGAGTGGGTCGCCAACGCGGGCTTCAACTGCGTGCGCCTGACCTACTCGACCGACATGGCCCTCAACCCGGGCCTCATGGTCAGCGACTCCTTCCGTGCTGCGGCCCCGGCTGCGGGTGTGTCTGCGGAGAGCATGAGCGACATGTATAACACGGCCGTCAGCAAGAACCCCTGGCTCGAGTCGGCAAGCATCATCGACGCACACGCCAAGGTGGTGGATGCGCTCTGGAGCAAGGGCGTCATGACCATCCTGGACAACCACGTCAGCAGGGCCTCGTGGTGCTGCAACCTCGACGACGGCAACGGGTGGTGGGCCGAGGCGCCCGGTTACAACGATAATAACTCGAGGTTCTTCAAGACGAACGAGTGGCTCGCGGGCCTGCAGGCCATGGCGTCGTGGGCCCAGGGCCACAAGGGCGTCGTGGGCATGGGCGTGCGCAACGAGATCCGCGAGTTCCTCACTCAAGGCACTTTCAACGGCCGCCAGGACTGGTACGACCAGGTCTCGGCTGCCGCCCGTCTCATCCACAGCACGCACCCCGATGTGCTCATCCTCATCGGCGGGACGCTGTCGTCGACTGATTTGTCACACGTTCGGTCCCGTCCGCTCGATGTCTCGGAATG GAAAGAAAAGCACGTCTGGGAGTGGCACGCCTATTCCTTCACGGTCAACTTCCACCCCATCATCAAGACGTGCTGGTATATGAGGCAGCTATACGGAGCCTTTGACGGCTTCCTCCTCGAGCAGGGTAAGTCTTACACGGGCCCGCTCATCCTGTCCGAATTTGGCTTCGACCAGAACTCGCCCGACAACTTCTACCTCGACTGCCTGCGCGACTACGTGGTCGGCAACGACGGCGACTGGGCCATCTGGGCGCTGCAAGGTAGCTACTACGCCCGCAACAAGCAAGCCGACTTCGACGAGTCCTTTGGCGTCCTCAACAGGGACTGGAGTGACTGGAGGAACAGCGATGTCAAGAATAAGCTTGGCAAGATGTGGGACACCACCCAAGGGCCGTAG